One Natator depressus isolate rNatDep1 chromosome 3, rNatDep2.hap1, whole genome shotgun sequence DNA segment encodes these proteins:
- the MFSD4B gene encoding sodium-dependent glucose transporter 1 isoform X1 gives MAGAGRKKQVRFARPEAEETLRGGEGPAAEPSLLPEPAPRPEVIVAGGGRRRGGAGAALLLRWCISGVLCAGFLGLGMSIAILGPTFQDLAANVNKNVSDIYYIFMGRSLGYLGGSVIGGIIFDCMNPHLLLGLTMLGTAVGLYAIPWCKKALLLTALMSVIGTSMGVLDTGGNVLALNTWGTDAGPHMQALHFSFALGALVAPILAKMALGSFISPKVQTEDEKTNHSVPSDIPNALSGSAMTLHSNVSFTWSYIFIGTYILIVSLLFVVLYSRTGSVRDKAKASLQKCQIPKYHCALLILLFLFFFCYVGAEVTYGSYIFSYAKVYADMKKSEAAGLNSLFWGAFAACRGLAICFATCLYPGTMILLSVIGSTVSSLFLALFSKHPVSLWVGTAVYGASMATIFPSGISWIEQYTTIQGKSASLLIVGAALGEMCIPAVVGFLGGKFHNVPVMMYAALGTSVMTAVLFPVMYKLATSPSENKLKDGGGNEDQKALLSNFEFNEDEEDEEDAGEWNEADFEVIEMNDTVRESVVETSQKIPGESPAKVSMQPPSNIFNSSPVIALSSPGRKQFNRDREKND, from the exons ATGGCCGGCGCCGGCAGGAAGAAGCAGGTTCGCTTCGCCCGGCCGGAGGCGGAGGAGACGCTGCGGGGCGGTGAGGGGCCGGCGGCGGAGCCGAGTCTCCTCCCGGAGCCCGCGCCGCGGCCTGAGGTGATCGTAGCCGGCGGCGGCAGGcgccggggcggggcgggagcgGCGCTGCTGCTGCGATGGTGCATCTCCGGGGTGCTGTGCGCGGGCTTCCTGGGCCTG GGTATGAGCATTGCTATCCTGGGACCTACATTTCAAGATTTGGCTgcaaatgtgaataaaaatgtcAGTGATATTTACTACATTTTCATGGGTCGTTCTCTGGGGTACCTTGGTGGTTCAGTGATTGGAGGGATTATCTTTGACTGCATGAACCCTCATCTCCTCTTGG GGTTAACCATGCTGGGAACAGCAGTTGGTCTGTATGCCATACCATGGTGTAAGAAAGCGCTATTGTTAACTGCCCTGATGTCAGTCATTGGGACTTCCATGGGTGTTCTAGACACAG GTGGAAATGTCCTTGCATTGAATACATGGGGAACAGACGCTGGACCACATATGCAGGCCTTACACTTCAGTTTTGCACTGGGTGCCCTTGTGGCCCCAATCCTGGCAAAAATGGCATTGGGCAGCTTCATATCTCCTAAAGTCCAAACAGAAGATGAAAAGACAAACCACTCTGTTCCGAGCGATATACCTAATGCACTGTCTGGATCAGCAATGACACTGCATTCTAATGTGAGCTTTACGTGGTCCTACATTTTCATTGGGACCTATATTTTGATAGTTTCTTTGTTGTTTGTTGTTCTGTATTCAAGGACCGGCTCAGTGCGAGATAAAGCAAAAGCTTCTCTGCAGAAATGCCAAATTCCGAAATACCACTGTGCCCTTCTcattctccttttccttttcttcttttgctaTGTAGGAGCAGAGGTCACCTATGGCTCTTACATTTTCAGTTATGCAAAGGTTTATGCAGACATGAAAAAAAGTGAAGCAGCTGGTTTGAACTCCCTTTTTTGGGGAGCATTTGCAGCTTGCAGAGGACTGGCAATCTGTTTTGCTACCTGTTTATACCCTGGTACTATGATTCTGCTCAGTGTCATAGGTTCCACTGTCTCTTCTCTGTTCCTGGCACTGTTCAGTAAGCATCCAGTTTCGCTCTGGGTTGGGACAGCAGTGTATGGTGCTTCAATGGCTACCATCTTTCCCAGTGGCATTTCCTGGATTGAACAGTACACCACCATACAAGGAAAGTCTGCTTCTCTCCTTATAGTTGGTGCTGCCTTGGGGGAGATGtgcattccagcagtggttgggtTTCTTGGAGGAAAATTTCACAATGTCCCTGTGATGATGTATGCTGCACTGGGAACATCTGTAATGACAGCAGTACTATTTCCTGTGATGTATAAATTAGCCACTTCTCCCAGTGAGAATAAGTTAAAAGATGGTGGTGGGAACGAGGACCAAAAAGCTTTGTTGTCCAACTTTGAATTTAATGAAGatgaggaagatgaagaggaTGCAGGAGAATGGAATGAAGCAGACTTTGAAGTAATTGAAATGAATGATACAGTGAGAGAGTCTGTGGTAGAGACATCTCAAAAGATCCCAGGGGAGTCCCCAGCTAAAGTGTCCATGCAGCCACCTTCAAACATATTTAATTCTTCTCCAGTGATTGCTCTTAGCTCCCCAGGGAGAAAGCAATTCAATAGAGACAGAGAGAAGAACGATTAA
- the MFSD4B gene encoding sodium-dependent glucose transporter 1 isoform X2, translating into MGMSIAILGPTFQDLAANVNKNVSDIYYIFMGRSLGYLGGSVIGGIIFDCMNPHLLLGLTMLGTAVGLYAIPWCKKALLLTALMSVIGTSMGVLDTGGNVLALNTWGTDAGPHMQALHFSFALGALVAPILAKMALGSFISPKVQTEDEKTNHSVPSDIPNALSGSAMTLHSNVSFTWSYIFIGTYILIVSLLFVVLYSRTGSVRDKAKASLQKCQIPKYHCALLILLFLFFFCYVGAEVTYGSYIFSYAKVYADMKKSEAAGLNSLFWGAFAACRGLAICFATCLYPGTMILLSVIGSTVSSLFLALFSKHPVSLWVGTAVYGASMATIFPSGISWIEQYTTIQGKSASLLIVGAALGEMCIPAVVGFLGGKFHNVPVMMYAALGTSVMTAVLFPVMYKLATSPSENKLKDGGGNEDQKALLSNFEFNEDEEDEEDAGEWNEADFEVIEMNDTVRESVVETSQKIPGESPAKVSMQPPSNIFNSSPVIALSSPGRKQFNRDREKND; encoded by the exons ATG GGTATGAGCATTGCTATCCTGGGACCTACATTTCAAGATTTGGCTgcaaatgtgaataaaaatgtcAGTGATATTTACTACATTTTCATGGGTCGTTCTCTGGGGTACCTTGGTGGTTCAGTGATTGGAGGGATTATCTTTGACTGCATGAACCCTCATCTCCTCTTGG GGTTAACCATGCTGGGAACAGCAGTTGGTCTGTATGCCATACCATGGTGTAAGAAAGCGCTATTGTTAACTGCCCTGATGTCAGTCATTGGGACTTCCATGGGTGTTCTAGACACAG GTGGAAATGTCCTTGCATTGAATACATGGGGAACAGACGCTGGACCACATATGCAGGCCTTACACTTCAGTTTTGCACTGGGTGCCCTTGTGGCCCCAATCCTGGCAAAAATGGCATTGGGCAGCTTCATATCTCCTAAAGTCCAAACAGAAGATGAAAAGACAAACCACTCTGTTCCGAGCGATATACCTAATGCACTGTCTGGATCAGCAATGACACTGCATTCTAATGTGAGCTTTACGTGGTCCTACATTTTCATTGGGACCTATATTTTGATAGTTTCTTTGTTGTTTGTTGTTCTGTATTCAAGGACCGGCTCAGTGCGAGATAAAGCAAAAGCTTCTCTGCAGAAATGCCAAATTCCGAAATACCACTGTGCCCTTCTcattctccttttccttttcttcttttgctaTGTAGGAGCAGAGGTCACCTATGGCTCTTACATTTTCAGTTATGCAAAGGTTTATGCAGACATGAAAAAAAGTGAAGCAGCTGGTTTGAACTCCCTTTTTTGGGGAGCATTTGCAGCTTGCAGAGGACTGGCAATCTGTTTTGCTACCTGTTTATACCCTGGTACTATGATTCTGCTCAGTGTCATAGGTTCCACTGTCTCTTCTCTGTTCCTGGCACTGTTCAGTAAGCATCCAGTTTCGCTCTGGGTTGGGACAGCAGTGTATGGTGCTTCAATGGCTACCATCTTTCCCAGTGGCATTTCCTGGATTGAACAGTACACCACCATACAAGGAAAGTCTGCTTCTCTCCTTATAGTTGGTGCTGCCTTGGGGGAGATGtgcattccagcagtggttgggtTTCTTGGAGGAAAATTTCACAATGTCCCTGTGATGATGTATGCTGCACTGGGAACATCTGTAATGACAGCAGTACTATTTCCTGTGATGTATAAATTAGCCACTTCTCCCAGTGAGAATAAGTTAAAAGATGGTGGTGGGAACGAGGACCAAAAAGCTTTGTTGTCCAACTTTGAATTTAATGAAGatgaggaagatgaagaggaTGCAGGAGAATGGAATGAAGCAGACTTTGAAGTAATTGAAATGAATGATACAGTGAGAGAGTCTGTGGTAGAGACATCTCAAAAGATCCCAGGGGAGTCCCCAGCTAAAGTGTCCATGCAGCCACCTTCAAACATATTTAATTCTTCTCCAGTGATTGCTCTTAGCTCCCCAGGGAGAAAGCAATTCAATAGAGACAGAGAGAAGAACGATTAA